From Pseudomonas sp. FP2335, the proteins below share one genomic window:
- a CDS encoding PLP-dependent aminotransferase family protein yields the protein MTNLLLYQRIAQQLAEDIRRGVYQPGERVPSVRKMSSQLNVSHATVLQAYANLEDQGLIRARPQSGYYVHQTPALTAPTPDIARVERPGLVTRSSIIQQVLVESRREGVFPLGAAVPSVDYLPVRALHQQLAKVTRFQSPRAFSYMFSPGFEPLRRQVAIRMRDAGVVVDPSEVVITHGCVDALQMSLRVLTRPGDLIAAESPTYYGLLQLADLLGLKVIEIPSDPASGMSLEALQLAANQWSIKALVLTTRLSNPLGGTMPEERQKQLLRLASDFDIQIVEDDIYGELMFEVGRTKALKAYDRLDRVIYCSSFSKTLSPGVRIGWMIAGKYQQEIQRLQMFSTHSACSVTQMGVAAYLENGGYDRHLRYIRQEYRKNLNAFQLAVQQYFPEGTQMTRPSGGFILWVSLPGRVNTQELHVRALQQGISIAPGLIFSNTEQFNHCIRLNCGTAWNREAERALMTLGMLASQLCQETAAGF from the coding sequence ATGACCAATCTGTTGCTCTACCAACGTATCGCCCAGCAACTGGCCGAGGACATCCGGCGCGGCGTCTATCAACCGGGCGAGCGTGTGCCTTCGGTGCGCAAGATGAGCTCCCAGCTCAACGTCAGCCACGCCACGGTGTTGCAGGCTTATGCCAACCTGGAAGACCAGGGGCTGATCCGCGCACGCCCGCAGTCGGGCTACTACGTGCACCAGACGCCGGCGCTCACCGCGCCAACGCCAGACATCGCCCGCGTCGAGCGCCCAGGGTTGGTCACCCGCAGTAGCATTATCCAACAGGTATTGGTCGAATCGCGCCGCGAAGGGGTGTTCCCTTTGGGCGCCGCCGTGCCGAGTGTCGATTACTTGCCGGTGCGCGCGTTGCACCAGCAGTTGGCCAAGGTCACGCGCTTCCAGAGCCCACGGGCGTTCAGCTACATGTTCAGCCCCGGTTTCGAGCCGCTGCGCCGCCAGGTGGCGATCCGCATGCGCGATGCGGGCGTGGTGGTCGACCCGTCCGAAGTGGTGATCACCCATGGCTGCGTCGATGCGCTGCAGATGTCGCTGCGCGTACTGACCCGGCCTGGCGACCTGATCGCCGCTGAATCGCCGACGTATTACGGCTTGCTGCAACTGGCTGATCTGCTTGGCCTCAAGGTCATCGAGATCCCCAGTGATCCAGCCTCCGGCATGAGCCTGGAAGCCTTGCAACTGGCGGCCAACCAATGGTCGATCAAGGCCCTGGTGCTGACCACGCGCCTGAGCAATCCCCTCGGTGGTACCATGCCCGAGGAACGGCAAAAACAGTTGCTGCGCCTGGCGTCGGATTTCGATATTCAGATCGTCGAGGACGACATTTACGGCGAATTGATGTTTGAAGTCGGTCGCACCAAGGCCCTCAAGGCCTACGACCGCCTTGACCGAGTGATCTACTGCTCGAGCTTCTCCAAGACCCTGTCACCCGGCGTGCGGATCGGTTGGATGATTGCCGGCAAGTACCAGCAGGAAATCCAGCGCCTGCAGATGTTCAGCACCCATTCGGCGTGCAGCGTCACGCAGATGGGCGTTGCCGCGTACCTGGAGAACGGGGGCTATGATCGCCACCTGCGTTACATCCGCCAGGAGTACCGCAAGAACCTCAACGCCTTCCAGCTCGCCGTGCAGCAGTACTTCCCCGAAGGCACGCAGATGACCCGCCCCAGTGGTGGTTTTATCCTGTGGGTCAGTTTGCCGGGACGGGTCAATACCCAGGAACTGCACGTACGCGCCTTGCAACAAGGCATCAGCATTGCACCGGGGCTGATCTTCAGTAACACCGAGCAGTTCAACCACTGTATCCGTCTCAATTGCGGCACAGCGTGGAACCGCGAGGCAGAGCGGGCGCTGATGACGTTGGGGATGCTCGCCAGCCAACTTTGCCAGGAAACCGCCGCCGGCTTTTGA
- a CDS encoding OmpA family protein, which translates to MSPMIRGLSGALLLVSAVLGGCASHPDSEQALQQAGNDFQKVKEDANVLRFAPKDVIRAGESLARADRLSSYWGSGADVAHYAYLSQRYSAIAREHTEQALNAERGAKLELERQRLQLALRESKLTSVQQQGKWLEEQIASLTTTQTDRGLVMTLGDVLFDTGEAELKNSANRTVLKIVQFLQLNPKRVVRIEGYTDSTGGEQENLKLSRDRAQSVADVLVDLGIDEKRIQVEGYGDQYPVEANASERGRAQNRRVEIVFSDEKGQLGAAR; encoded by the coding sequence ATGAGCCCGATGATCCGTGGTTTGAGTGGTGCGCTGCTGTTGGTTTCGGCGGTGTTGGGCGGTTGCGCCAGTCACCCTGATAGCGAGCAGGCTTTGCAGCAGGCGGGCAACGACTTCCAGAAGGTCAAGGAAGACGCCAACGTGCTGCGCTTTGCGCCCAAGGACGTGATCCGCGCCGGTGAATCCCTGGCCCGTGCCGACCGCCTGTCGAGCTACTGGGGCAGCGGCGCCGACGTCGCGCATTACGCCTATCTGAGCCAGCGTTACAGCGCGATTGCCCGCGAACACACCGAGCAGGCGCTCAATGCCGAGCGCGGTGCCAAGCTCGAGTTGGAGCGCCAGCGCCTGCAACTGGCCCTGCGTGAAAGCAAGCTGACCAGCGTGCAGCAACAGGGCAAATGGCTCGAAGAACAGATCGCCAGCCTGACCACCACCCAGACCGATCGTGGCTTAGTGATGACCCTGGGCGACGTGCTGTTCGATACCGGTGAAGCGGAACTGAAAAACTCCGCCAACCGCACCGTGCTGAAAATCGTGCAGTTCCTGCAACTGAACCCCAAGCGCGTGGTGCGTATCGAGGGTTACACCGACAGCACCGGCGGCGAGCAGGAAAACCTCAAGCTGTCCCGTGACCGTGCGCAATCGGTGGCCGATGTGCTGGTGGACCTGGGGATCGACGAAAAACGCATCCAGGTTGAAGGTTATGGTGACCAGTACCCGGTCGAAGCCAACGCTTCCGAGCGGGGCAGGGCGCAGAACCGGCGGGTAGAAATCGTGTTCTCCGACGAAAAAGGCCAGTTGGGCGCCGCCCGCTAG
- a CDS encoding DUF4398 domain-containing protein encodes MTLRPLFAALAVVALAGCAADPAPNEQMRLTQQALEQASAVGANTDESPELKLAEAKFARAKGSMADESYKNARMRSEQAELDARLAEAKVLTRKSQEQLNVLNTRITRLRKQLQLGEAQ; translated from the coding sequence GTGACTCTTCGACCTCTTTTCGCGGCCCTCGCCGTTGTCGCTTTGGCGGGATGTGCGGCCGATCCTGCGCCGAATGAACAAATGCGCCTCACCCAGCAAGCCTTGGAACAAGCCAGCGCCGTGGGTGCCAACACCGATGAATCGCCCGAGTTGAAATTGGCCGAAGCCAAATTCGCCCGGGCCAAGGGCAGCATGGCCGACGAGTCCTACAAGAACGCCCGTATGCGCTCTGAGCAAGCCGAGCTGGACGCGCGCCTGGCCGAAGCCAAGGTGCTGACCCGCAAAAGCCAGGAACAGTTGAACGTGCTCAACACTCGCATCACACGCCTGCGCAAGCAGTTGCAGTTGGGGGAAGCCCAATGA
- a CDS encoding ABC transporter substrate-binding protein: MELRPWTLLMGLTLLPGLALAAGKCERLVITGSPDAPPLLWRDPQDPTRLIGATADVLQQVGKDLGLKIDLLYGGKRSLALDEVRSGRMDILADAPLNLGELDTLDYIHPALVQTDYLVWTRKDSALAYTTAADLHGHKGAASERARLSAAFETFAGQQLTLQRLPSLTPAFQKLLLGEVDYVLAGRYSGMAMAQTLGMSNDLIAHEVPIDQPGLYLAISHNSACNDPWLRGQLAKKMTELPASGVVQAATQRNLERWKAQLQQPVGTPAK; the protein is encoded by the coding sequence ATGGAACTGCGCCCCTGGACCTTACTGATGGGCCTCACGCTACTGCCAGGCCTGGCGCTGGCCGCCGGCAAGTGCGAGCGCCTGGTGATCACCGGCAGCCCCGACGCACCGCCTTTGCTCTGGCGCGACCCCCAAGACCCCACACGCCTGATCGGTGCCACCGCCGATGTGCTGCAACAAGTGGGCAAGGACCTCGGCCTGAAAATCGACCTGCTCTACGGCGGCAAACGCTCCCTGGCCCTGGACGAAGTGCGCAGCGGGCGCATGGACATCCTCGCCGACGCGCCGCTGAACCTGGGCGAGTTGGACACCCTCGATTATATCCACCCGGCACTGGTGCAGACCGACTACCTGGTCTGGACCCGCAAGGACTCGGCACTGGCCTACACCACCGCCGCCGACCTGCACGGCCACAAAGGTGCGGCCTCTGAGCGTGCACGGTTGAGCGCCGCCTTCGAAACGTTCGCCGGGCAGCAGCTCACCCTGCAACGCCTGCCGAGTCTGACGCCGGCGTTTCAGAAACTGCTGCTCGGGGAAGTGGACTACGTCCTTGCCGGTCGTTACTCCGGCATGGCCATGGCCCAGACCCTGGGGATGAGCAATGACTTGATTGCGCATGAGGTGCCCATCGATCAGCCCGGCCTGTACCTGGCGATTTCCCACAACTCTGCCTGCAATGATCCGTGGCTGCGCGGACAGCTGGCGAAAAAGATGACAGAATTGCCCGCGTCCGGTGTGGTGCAAGCGGCAACGCAGCGCAATCTCGAGCGCTGGAAAGCGCAATTGCAGCAACCTGTCGGCACTCCAGCAAAGTAA
- a CDS encoding electron transfer flavoprotein subunit alpha/FixB family protein, whose translation MTILVIAEHDNKVVAPATLNTVAAAAKIGGDIHVLVAGQGAGAVAEAAAKIAGVSKVLLADNAAYAHQLPENVAPLVAELGAGYSHILAAATSNGKNILPRVAAQLDVDQISEIVSVESADTFKRPIYAGNAIATVQSTASVKVITVRATGFDPVAAEGGSAAVEAVAAAHNAGTSSFVGEELAKSDRPELTAAKIVVSGGRGMQNGDNFKHLYALADKLGAAVGASRAAVDAGFVPNDMQVGQTGKIVAPQLYIAVGISGAIQHLAGMKDSKVIVAINKDEEAPIFQVADYGLVADLFEAVPELEKLV comes from the coding sequence ATGACTATCTTGGTAATCGCTGAACACGACAACAAGGTCGTGGCCCCGGCCACCCTGAACACCGTGGCTGCTGCCGCTAAAATCGGTGGCGATATTCACGTGCTGGTTGCAGGTCAGGGCGCTGGCGCCGTGGCTGAAGCCGCCGCGAAAATCGCTGGCGTGAGCAAGGTGCTGCTGGCCGACAACGCCGCGTACGCTCACCAGTTGCCGGAAAACGTTGCCCCTCTGGTTGCAGAGCTGGGCGCTGGCTACAGCCACATCCTGGCTGCCGCCACGTCCAACGGCAAAAACATCCTGCCACGCGTCGCCGCGCAGCTGGACGTTGACCAGATCTCCGAGATCGTTTCGGTTGAAAGCGCTGACACCTTCAAGCGCCCGATCTACGCCGGTAACGCCATTGCCACCGTGCAATCGACGGCCTCGGTGAAAGTCATCACCGTGCGTGCCACCGGTTTCGACCCGGTTGCCGCCGAAGGTGGTTCGGCTGCCGTTGAAGCCGTTGCAGCTGCCCACAACGCGGGTACTTCCAGCTTTGTTGGCGAAGAGCTGGCCAAGTCGGATCGTCCTGAGCTGACCGCTGCCAAGATCGTCGTTTCCGGCGGGCGTGGCATGCAGAACGGTGACAACTTCAAGCACCTGTATGCCCTGGCCGACAAGCTGGGCGCTGCGGTCGGCGCTTCCCGCGCGGCCGTCGACGCAGGTTTCGTACCCAACGACATGCAGGTCGGCCAGACCGGCAAGATCGTGGCGCCACAGCTGTACATCGCCGTCGGTATCTCCGGCGCGATCCAGCACCTGGCCGGCATGAAAGACTCCAAAGTGATCGTTGCGATCAACAAGGACGAAGAAGCGCCGATCTTCCAGGTAGCCGACTACGGCCTGGTGGCAGACTTGTTCGAAGCCGTACCCGAGCTGGAGAAGCTGGTCTAA
- a CDS encoding electron transfer flavoprotein subunit beta/FixA family protein — MKVLVAVKRVVDYNVKVRVKADNSGVDLANVKMSMNPFCEIAVEEAVRLKEKGVATEIVVVSIGPTTAQEQLRTALALGADRAILVESAEELTSLAVAKLLKAVVDKEQPQLVILGKQAIDSDNNQTGQMLAALTGYGQGTFASKVEVSGDRVAVTREIDGGAQTVSLKLPAIVTTDLRLNEPRYASLPNIMKAKKKPLEVLTPDALGVSTASTNKTVKVEAPAARSAGIKVKSVAELVEKLKNEAKVI, encoded by the coding sequence ATGAAGGTTCTTGTAGCTGTCAAACGCGTTGTCGATTACAACGTGAAAGTTCGCGTCAAGGCGGACAATTCCGGCGTCGATCTTGCTAACGTCAAGATGTCGATGAACCCGTTCTGTGAAATCGCCGTGGAAGAAGCCGTACGCCTGAAAGAGAAAGGCGTGGCAACTGAAATCGTCGTGGTTTCCATCGGCCCGACCACTGCTCAAGAGCAGCTGCGTACCGCCCTGGCACTGGGTGCCGACCGCGCCATCCTGGTCGAGTCCGCTGAAGAGCTGACCTCCCTGGCCGTGGCCAAGCTGCTCAAGGCTGTTGTCGACAAGGAACAGCCTCAGCTGGTGATCCTTGGCAAGCAAGCCATCGACAGCGACAACAACCAGACTGGCCAGATGCTGGCTGCACTGACCGGTTACGGCCAGGGCACCTTCGCGTCCAAAGTCGAAGTGAGCGGTGACCGCGTCGCTGTGACCCGTGAAATCGACGGCGGCGCCCAGACCGTTTCCCTGAAACTGCCGGCCATCGTCACCACCGACCTGCGTTTGAACGAGCCGCGCTACGCGTCCCTGCCAAACATCATGAAAGCCAAGAAGAAGCCTCTCGAAGTGCTGACTCCGGATGCTTTGGGCGTTTCCACCGCGTCCACCAACAAGACCGTCAAGGTTGAAGCGCCGGCTGCACGCAGCGCGGGCATCAAGGTCAAGTCGGTCGCTGAACTGGTCGAGAAACTGAAAAACGAAGCGAAGGTAATCTGA
- a CDS encoding electron transfer flavoprotein-ubiquinone oxidoreductase produces the protein MEREYMEFDVVIVGAGPAGLSAACRLKQKAAEAGKEISVCVVEKGSEVGAHILSGAVFEPRALNELFPDWKELGAPLNTPVVRDDIYVLRSPEASTKVPDFFVPKTMHNEGNYIISLGNLCRWLAQQAENLGVEVYPGFAAQEALFDENGVVRGIITGDLGVDREGNPKEGVYTPGMELRGKYTLFAEGCRGHIGKQLIQRFNLDSDADAQHYGIGLKEIWEIDPAKHQPGLVVHTAGWPLDIMSNENTGGSFLYHLENNQVVVGLIVDLSYSNTFLSPFDEFQRLKHHPVLAQYLEGGKRISYGARALAKGGINSLPKMVFKGGALIGCDLGTMNVAKIKGSHTAMKSGMLAADAVADRLLAESEGGDELTAYVDSFKSSWLYEELFASRNFGPAMHKFGPIIGAGFNWFDQNILGGKMPFTLHDTKPDYACLKLAKDSKKIDYPKPDGKLSFDKLSSVFISGTNHEEEQPCHLKLKDPSIPIGTNLPLYDEPAQRYCPAGVYEVITQEDGAKRFQINAQNCVHCKTCDIKDPSQNITWVTPEGAGGPTYPNM, from the coding sequence GTGGAACGCGAATACATGGAATTCGACGTGGTCATCGTCGGCGCTGGCCCGGCGGGCCTGTCTGCCGCCTGCCGACTGAAGCAGAAGGCCGCCGAAGCCGGTAAGGAAATCAGCGTCTGCGTGGTCGAGAAAGGCTCCGAAGTGGGCGCACATATTCTCTCCGGTGCGGTGTTTGAACCCCGCGCCCTGAACGAATTGTTCCCGGACTGGAAAGAACTCGGCGCCCCGCTCAACACCCCCGTGGTGCGCGATGACATCTATGTACTGCGCAGCCCCGAAGCCTCCACCAAGGTTCCTGACTTCTTTGTGCCCAAGACCATGCACAACGAAGGCAACTACATCATTTCCCTGGGCAACCTGTGCCGCTGGCTGGCCCAGCAGGCCGAGAACCTGGGCGTGGAAGTCTACCCAGGCTTCGCCGCCCAGGAAGCGCTGTTCGACGAAAACGGCGTGGTACGCGGGATCATCACCGGCGACCTCGGCGTCGACCGCGAAGGCAACCCGAAAGAAGGCGTCTACACCCCGGGCATGGAACTGCGTGGCAAGTACACGTTGTTCGCCGAAGGTTGCCGTGGCCACATCGGCAAGCAGCTGATCCAGCGCTTCAACCTGGACAGCGACGCCGACGCCCAGCACTACGGCATCGGCCTCAAGGAAATCTGGGAAATCGACCCAGCCAAGCATCAACCAGGCCTGGTGGTGCACACCGCCGGTTGGCCGCTGGACATCATGAGCAACGAGAACACCGGCGGTTCGTTCCTCTATCACCTGGAAAACAACCAGGTGGTCGTCGGCCTGATCGTCGACCTGTCCTACAGCAACACCTTCCTGTCGCCGTTCGATGAGTTCCAGCGCCTCAAGCACCACCCGGTGCTGGCCCAGTACCTCGAAGGCGGCAAGCGCATCAGCTACGGCGCCCGCGCCCTGGCCAAAGGTGGCATCAACTCGCTGCCGAAGATGGTGTTCAAGGGCGGCGCATTGATCGGCTGCGACCTGGGCACCATGAACGTGGCCAAGATCAAGGGCAGCCACACCGCGATGAAGTCCGGCATGCTCGCCGCCGACGCCGTGGCCGACCGCCTGTTAGCCGAATCCGAAGGCGGTGATGAACTGACCGCTTACGTCGACAGCTTCAAGTCCAGCTGGCTCTACGAAGAACTGTTCGCCAGCCGCAACTTCGGCCCGGCGATGCACAAGTTCGGCCCGATCATCGGTGCAGGTTTCAACTGGTTCGACCAGAACATCCTCGGCGGCAAGATGCCGTTCACCCTGCACGACACCAAGCCGGACTACGCCTGCCTCAAGCTGGCCAAGGACAGCAAGAAGATCGACTACCCCAAACCCGACGGCAAGCTGAGCTTCGACAAGTTGAGCTCGGTGTTCATCTCCGGTACCAACCATGAAGAAGAACAGCCGTGCCACTTGAAGCTCAAAGACCCGAGCATCCCGATCGGCACCAACCTGCCGCTCTACGATGAACCGGCGCAGCGCTACTGCCCGGCGGGCGTGTATGAAGTGATCACCCAGGAAGACGGCGCCAAGCGCTTCCAGATCAACGCCCAGAACTGCGTGCACTGCAAGACCTGTGACATCAAGGACCCTTCGCAGAACATCACCTGGGTAACGCCGGAAGGCGCGGGTGGGCCGACTTACCCGAATATGTAA